The genomic DNA CGGTATCCGCTCTCGCGGCGCAACGACCGCTCTGGGAACCGGGCAGTGCGTACAACTACCACCCCATCACCTTCGGGTGGCTGGGTGGTGAGATCGTTCGTCGCATCGGTGGTGCGTCGGTTGGTGAGCAGTTCGCCGACCGGGTCGCTCGCCCGCTCAGCGCGGATGCCTGGATCGGGCTCCCGGATGCACAGGCGCACCGAGTCGCGGATTCACTCGTGGGCCCAACTCTCGCTGAGCACACGAGCGGGATGCTGGCTGCTCTCGATGACGGTTCGAACCCCTGGCCAGCACGCGGCATGACGCTCGGTGGTGCACTACCGGGGGCACTTGTCGGGCCCGGGGAGGGCTTCAACGACCCAGTTGTGCGGCGCGCAGAGATTCCCGGCGCCGGCGGAATCGCGACAGCTCACGCGCTCGCGTCGATCTGGTCGGCAACCGTTGTTGAAACCGAGGGGCACCGGCTCTTGAACGATGCGACCTTGGATGAAGCCCTGGCGCCGCGAAGCGAAGGCGAGCCGGTGTTTGCGGCTCCCGGACCATACCCCCGCTGGGGCATGGGGTTTCAGCTCGATTCCGAAGCCCGGCGCTACCTGACGCCGCGGTCGTTTGGCCACGATGGGGCCGGCGGACAAGCGGCATTTGCCGACCCGGATCACGGCATCGGCTTTGCGTTCG from Microbacterium endophyticum includes the following:
- a CDS encoding serine hydrolase domain-containing protein, producing MSQIEHAEHGFGAVIDVFQDAVADYPGGAALSIRVGGQTVVDATSGWADAARTIPWREDTSAVVFSCTKGLLAILAAQLVQAGRLDYNELVTEYWPEYGAEGKARTRVSDLLSHRAGLSAPHEDWTQADICDWERTVSALAAQRPLWEPGSAYNYHPITFGWLGGEIVRRIGGASVGEQFADRVARPLSADAWIGLPDAQAHRVADSLVGPTLAEHTSGMLAALDDGSNPWPARGMTLGGALPGALVGPGEGFNDPVVRRAEIPGAGGIATAHALASIWSATVVETEGHRLLNDATLDEALAPRSEGEPVFAAPGPYPRWGMGFQLDSEARRYLTPRSFGHDGAGGQAAFADPDHGIGFAFVTSAMEAGDDRATRMIDALRTAL